In Humulus lupulus chromosome 6, drHumLupu1.1, whole genome shotgun sequence, a single genomic region encodes these proteins:
- the LOC133785179 gene encoding uncharacterized protein LOC133785179, which translates to MGQISTSLSQNEPQNQGKLPSQPVRNPRENANSITVRDGKTYDPPTIPSNSDEAPLPPTQFSQQDKDETPTTSPNLKPTISTYVTTPPFPSRLRKTKKNEAEQEILETFLKVEVNIPLLDAIKQVPRYEKFLKELCTNKRKLKGNEKVSVGENVSAVLQKKLPPKCKDPDTFTIPCTIGNKRIERYFYILDMEGDSISCSTPVLLGRPLLKTARTEIDVHEETLTMEFDGEVIQFNIFEAMRYSSDVHSVSSIDILDSLSQRILDLHGDDGLDIVLRELIDLKEDFVTTKVKETVAALNSGGEVSKAVSFLKLPTSHEQLQPSVKSPPKLELKPLPEHLKYVYLGEK; encoded by the exons ATGGGTCAAATTTCCACTTCATTAAGTCAAAATGAGCCACAGAATCAAGGAAAATTACCTTCACAGCCTGTACGAAACCCAAGGGAAAATGCTAATTCCATCACAGTAAGAGATGGCAAGACCTACGATCCACCCACTATTCCATCAAATTCAGATGAGGCACCATTACCTCCTACCCAATTTTCCCAACAAGACAAAGATGAAACCCCAACCACATCACCCAACCTTAAACCCACTATTTCCACTTATGTCACTACTCCTCCATTTCCTAGTCGTTTGAGAAAGACCAAGAAGAATGAAGCTGAACAGGAAATATTGGAGACTTTTCTCAAGGTTGAGGTAAATATTCCCTTACTTGATGCTATTAAACAAGTACCTCGATATGAAAAGTTTTTAAAGGAGTTATGCACCAATAAGAGGAAGTTAAAAGGGAATGAAAAGGTGAGTGTGGGGGAAAATGTTTCGGCGGTTCTTCAAAAGAAacttccaccaaagtgtaaggatcctgACACCTTCACTATTCCTTGCACTATTGGCAATAAAAGAATTGAAAGAT ACTTTTACATTCTTGATATGGAAGGTGACTCAATTTCATGTTCTACACCAGTATTATTGGGAAGGCCATTGTTAAAGACAGCTAGAACTGAGATAGATGTTCATGAGGAAACTTTGACCATGGAGTTTGATGGTGAGGTGATtcaatttaatatttttgaggctatgCGGTATTCAAGTGATGTTCATTCAGTTTCTTCGATTGATATTCTGGATTCTTTGTCACAAAGAATTCTGGATTTACATGGAGATGATGGGTTAGATATTGTTTTGAGGGAACTAATAGATTTGAAAGAAGATTTTGTCACTACTAAAGTAAAGGAGACAGTGGCTGCACTTAATAGTGGTGGAGAGGTTTCTAAAGCGGTGTCGTTCTTAAAGTTGCCTACTTCTCATGAGCAACTTCAACCATCTGTTAAATCACCACCCAAGCTTGAATTAAAACCACTACCGGAGCATCTCAAATATGTCTACTTGGGTGAGAAATAG